A genomic stretch from Deinococcus radiotolerans includes:
- a CDS encoding GNAT family N-acetyltransferase, which produces MTDASAVTVRAATRADIPAITDIYNHAVLHTTASYDLEPVTLVSRQDWFDEKTAHGWPVWVAVTAEEVVGWATFGPFRAKPGYRFTAEHSVYVRDGLRGRGVGRALMLPLIAEARARGLHSLVGGVDAENAGSLAFHEQLGFERVAHFREVGHKFGRWLDLVFLQLQLGA; this is translated from the coding sequence ATGACTGACGCGTCTGCTGTAACCGTCCGGGCCGCGACCCGCGCGGACATTCCGGCCATCACGGACATCTACAACCACGCGGTTCTCCACACGACCGCCTCGTACGACCTGGAACCTGTCACGCTGGTCTCCCGGCAGGACTGGTTCGACGAGAAGACCGCGCACGGCTGGCCCGTCTGGGTCGCCGTGACCGCTGAGGAGGTGGTGGGCTGGGCGACCTTCGGGCCGTTCCGCGCCAAGCCCGGGTACCGCTTCACGGCCGAGCACAGCGTGTACGTCCGGGACGGCCTGCGGGGGCGCGGCGTGGGGCGCGCCCTGATGCTCCCCCTGATCGCGGAGGCCCGCGCGCGTGGCCTGCACTCGCTGGTCGGCGGAGTGGACGCCGAGAACGCTGGGAGCCTCGCTTTCCATGAGCAGTTGGGCTTCGAGCGGGTCGCGCACTTCCGGGAGGTGGGGCACAAGTTCGGCCGCTGGCTGGACCTCGTGTTTCTTCAGCTGCAGCTGGGCGCGTAG
- a CDS encoding polyamine ABC transporter substrate-binding protein produces MKRAALLAGAGLLLLSGCYRVQKPAQAQPGAAAPVTRGDGKTLRVFIWSEYIDPDLVKVFEKANGVRVVLDTFESNEAMLAKLQGGGAQYDLAVPSNYVVQTMVRAGLLQPLDKSRLPNLKNIAPGFLNADYDPGNVYSVPYQYAATGLAYNRERYVPQDTWAEIFGADDRRSFVLLDDPREVIGAALKYLGFSANTTRVEELRAARDLLRRVVAKKGFQGFDGGPGTRNKLLAKTVDLGQIYVGDLLIATEEDENVQVLLPRQGTTISMDTLVVLKRSPNPALAHRFIDFILDAENGAQLSNYTYYATPNAAARPYLDDFLKDIPALNPPAAWLADGRLDFIGELPAGRPQRLYDRIWTELKSR; encoded by the coding sequence GTGAAGCGGGCCGCGCTGCTGGCCGGTGCGGGGCTGCTCCTCCTGAGCGGCTGTTACCGCGTGCAGAAACCCGCGCAGGCCCAGCCGGGCGCGGCGGCTCCCGTCACGCGCGGGGACGGCAAGACGCTGCGCGTGTTCATCTGGTCGGAGTACATCGACCCCGATCTGGTGAAAGTCTTCGAGAAGGCGAACGGCGTGCGGGTCGTGCTCGACACCTTCGAGAGCAACGAGGCGATGCTCGCCAAGCTCCAGGGGGGCGGGGCGCAGTACGACCTCGCGGTGCCCAGCAACTACGTCGTGCAGACCATGGTGCGCGCCGGACTGCTCCAGCCGCTGGACAAATCCCGGTTGCCGAACCTGAAGAACATCGCGCCCGGCTTCCTGAACGCCGACTACGACCCGGGCAACGTCTACTCCGTGCCGTACCAGTACGCCGCGACCGGACTGGCCTACAACCGCGAGCGGTACGTGCCGCAGGACACCTGGGCGGAGATCTTCGGCGCGGACGACCGCCGCTCGTTCGTGCTGCTCGACGATCCGCGCGAGGTGATCGGCGCGGCCCTGAAGTACCTGGGCTTCAGCGCGAACACCACCCGCGTCGAGGAGCTCCGCGCCGCGCGCGACCTGCTGCGCCGCGTGGTGGCGAAGAAGGGCTTCCAGGGCTTCGACGGCGGCCCCGGCACCCGCAATAAGCTGCTGGCAAAGACCGTGGACCTGGGTCAGATCTACGTGGGTGACCTGCTGATCGCCACCGAGGAGGACGAGAACGTGCAGGTGCTGTTGCCCCGGCAGGGTACCACCATCAGCATGGACACCCTGGTCGTCCTGAAACGCAGCCCCAACCCCGCGCTGGCCCACCGCTTCATCGATTTCATCCTGGACGCGGAGAACGGCGCGCAACTGAGTAACTACACCTACTACGCCACGCCGAACGCCGCCGCCCGCCCGTACCTGGACGACTTCCTGAAGGACATCCCCGCGCTGAACCCGCCCGCCGCGTGGCTCGCCGACGGCCGCCTGGACTTCATCGGTGAACTGCCAGCGGGGCGCCCGCAGCGGTTGTACGACCGCATCTGGACGGAACTCAAGAGCCGCTGA
- a CDS encoding ABC transporter permease: MMRRTHPALSAWAWLVYAFLYLPIIVLVVFSFNDSRFGATWAGFTTKWYGVLFARADVREALAHTLEIALISTLVSTVLGTLVGLGLWRYTLRFRTALTGLLVLPIVVPDVVMGVSLLMFYSFVRQGLERAGWTFDNGFWTVLLAHVTFQISYVALTVRSRLAGYGPELEEAARDLGASGWESFRRVVLPLAMPGVLAGALLAFTLSLDDFVVTYFTSGSGFSTLPVLIYTNVKRGVTPDINALSALLVLVTVVAIVAANALLRPRRDA; this comes from the coding sequence ATGATGCGGCGGACGCATCCGGCGCTGAGTGCGTGGGCGTGGCTGGTGTACGCGTTCCTGTACCTGCCGATCATTGTGCTGGTGGTGTTCTCGTTCAACGATTCGCGCTTCGGGGCGACGTGGGCGGGCTTCACGACGAAGTGGTACGGGGTGCTGTTCGCCCGCGCGGACGTGCGCGAGGCGCTGGCGCACACGCTGGAGATCGCCCTGATCAGCACGCTGGTCAGCACGGTGCTGGGCACGCTGGTGGGCCTGGGTCTGTGGCGGTACACGCTGCGCTTCCGCACGGCGCTGACGGGCCTGCTCGTCCTGCCCATCGTGGTGCCGGACGTGGTGATGGGCGTCAGTCTGCTGATGTTCTACTCGTTCGTCCGGCAGGGCCTGGAACGCGCCGGGTGGACCTTCGACAATGGCTTCTGGACGGTGCTGCTGGCGCACGTGACCTTCCAGATCAGTTACGTGGCCCTGACGGTGCGCTCGCGGCTCGCCGGGTACGGCCCGGAACTGGAGGAGGCCGCCCGCGACCTGGGCGCCAGCGGCTGGGAGTCGTTCCGGCGGGTGGTGCTGCCGCTGGCGATGCCGGGCGTGCTGGCGGGGGCGCTGCTGGCGTTCACGCTGTCCCTGGATGATTTCGTGGTCACGTACTTCACGAGCGGGTCGGGCTTCAGCACGCTGCCCGTGCTGATCTACACGAACGTGAAGCGCGGCGTGACGCCGGACATCAACGCGCTGAGTGCGCTGCTGGTGCTCGTGACAGTCGTGGCGATCGTCGCGGCGAACGCGCTGCTGCGTCCCCGGAGGGACGCGTGA
- a CDS encoding ABC transporter permease, with product MLTVRRFFATLGPGVLWLTVFLIVPALVMLGYSFLTRTDLAQVGAPWTLESWQRVFGYDALFQEWTGDNVRVLWRSVWVATLSTALCMLMGYPLAFYIARQDARRKNLLLLLLIIPFWTNFLIRVYAWILILRPFDLVPSLTATLLGMVYAFVPFFVLPVYSSVEKIDWRLLEAADDLGAPPVRAFLSAVFPQTLPGLVAGILLTFIPALGTFVVSDILGGAKTALVGNLIQNQFGQAGDWPYGSALSFLLMGAVLLGLWAYARVAGQKGLEELV from the coding sequence GTGCTGACGGTTCGTCGCTTCTTCGCCACGCTGGGGCCGGGCGTGCTGTGGCTGACCGTGTTCCTGATCGTGCCTGCGCTGGTGATGCTGGGCTACTCGTTCCTGACGCGCACCGATCTGGCGCAGGTGGGCGCCCCGTGGACGCTGGAGTCCTGGCAGCGGGTGTTCGGCTACGACGCGCTGTTCCAGGAGTGGACGGGGGACAACGTGCGGGTGCTGTGGCGCAGCGTGTGGGTTGCCACGCTCAGCACGGCGCTGTGCATGCTGATGGGGTACCCGCTGGCGTTCTACATCGCCCGGCAGGACGCGCGGCGCAAGAACCTGCTCCTGCTGCTGCTGATCATCCCGTTCTGGACGAACTTCCTGATCCGCGTGTACGCCTGGATCCTGATCCTGCGCCCGTTCGATCTGGTGCCCAGCCTGACCGCCACGCTGCTGGGCATGGTGTACGCGTTCGTGCCGTTCTTCGTGCTGCCCGTGTACTCCAGCGTCGAGAAGATCGACTGGCGCTTGCTGGAAGCCGCCGATGACCTCGGCGCGCCGCCGGTGCGGGCGTTCCTGAGCGCCGTGTTCCCGCAGACCCTGCCGGGCCTCGTGGCGGGCATCCTCCTGACGTTCATTCCTGCGCTGGGCACTTTCGTCGTCAGCGACATCCTGGGCGGCGCGAAAACGGCCCTGGTGGGGAACCTCATCCAGAACCAGTTCGGGCAGGCGGGCGACTGGCCGTACGGCAGCGCCCTGAGCTTCCTGCTGATGGGCGCCGTGTTGCTGGGCCTGTGGGCCTACGCCCGCGTGGCCGGTCAAAAAGGCCTGGAGGAACTCGTATGA
- a CDS encoding ABC transporter ATP-binding protein, protein MTFKGKRPRELAQDAAVSVRGVRKSFRSPGGAETRVLDDIDLDIRRGEFFSLLGPSGCGKTTLLRILAGFESPDAGAVLIGGQDMTGVPPHRRDVNTVFQSYALFPHMTVQDNVAFGLRMKGVPAAQIRTRVMTALERVRIADFAARRPDQLSGGQRQRVALARAIVNEPQVLLLDEPLSALDLKLRKELQVELANLQESLGMTFVFVTHDQEEALVMSDRIAVMNRGRVEQLGRAEELYERPRTAFVANFLGSSNLIPGTVLTVDGHEATVQTEHGPLRTTHGAGLRPGQSVTLSVRPEKLRMERDDLAVGNEIRARVDDIVYTGAENQYLLQAGGQQLVAFQLNADIGADEDFDYDEQVALYLPPDNLVVLEEA, encoded by the coding sequence GTGACCTTCAAGGGGAAACGGCCCCGTGAACTGGCGCAGGACGCCGCCGTGAGCGTGCGTGGCGTGCGCAAGAGCTTCCGCTCGCCGGGCGGCGCAGAGACGCGCGTGCTGGACGACATCGACCTCGACATCCGCCGCGGCGAGTTCTTCAGCCTGCTGGGCCCGTCGGGCTGCGGAAAGACGACGCTGCTGCGCATCCTGGCGGGCTTCGAGAGTCCGGACGCGGGCGCGGTGCTGATCGGCGGGCAGGACATGACCGGCGTGCCGCCCCACCGGCGGGACGTGAACACGGTGTTCCAGAGTTACGCGCTGTTCCCGCACATGACCGTGCAGGATAACGTGGCCTTCGGGCTGCGCATGAAGGGCGTACCCGCCGCGCAGATCCGCACGCGGGTCATGACGGCCCTGGAGCGGGTGCGCATCGCGGACTTCGCCGCGCGCCGCCCAGATCAGCTGTCCGGCGGTCAGCGGCAGCGGGTGGCGCTGGCCCGCGCCATCGTGAACGAACCGCAGGTGCTGCTGCTGGACGAACCGCTCTCCGCGCTGGACCTGAAGCTGCGCAAGGAGTTGCAGGTGGAACTCGCCAACCTGCAGGAGAGCTTAGGCATGACCTTCGTGTTCGTCACCCACGACCAGGAGGAGGCGCTGGTCATGAGTGACCGCATCGCCGTGATGAACCGCGGGCGCGTCGAGCAGCTGGGCCGCGCCGAGGAACTGTACGAGCGCCCAAGGACGGCGTTCGTGGCGAACTTCCTGGGCAGTAGCAACCTCATCCCCGGCACGGTCCTGACTGTGGACGGCCACGAGGCGACCGTGCAGACCGAGCACGGCCCGCTGCGCACCACGCACGGCGCGGGCCTGCGCCCCGGCCAGAGTGTCACGCTGTCCGTCCGCCCCGAGAAACTGCGGATGGAACGCGACGACCTGGCCGTGGGCAACGAGATCCGCGCCCGCGTGGACGACATCGTGTACACCGGCGCTGAGAACCAGTACCTCCTCCAGGCCGGCGGGCAGCAACTGGTCGCCTTCCAGTTGAACGCGGACATCGGCGCGGACGAGGACTTCGACTACGACGAACAGGTCGCCCTGTACCTCCCACCCGACAACCTCGTCGTGCTGGAAGAAGCGTGA
- a CDS encoding peptidoglycan-binding domain-containing protein — translation MSVRLPLLLTVLLASCAAPTAPTATLSPSPTLGAQSVLTWQALRQGDSGRDVVTLQYLLRHRGYTLSVDGAFGSGTDSAVRSFQNSNGLTVDGIVGGNTWEKLIVTVRQGDNNNAVRAVQDQLRSGYGYTGVTVDGAFGPATDSAVRDFQGKRGLSADGVVGLNTWNALVTGASTGGSSTAASLAQSILNTSRVTLGTSSSTTNGSPRQNLLDTAAGKAATRGCASNANCGLTVYLKKSMLQGMSDLSRSNSFYVTSIAGGVHSTYSDHYAGLAFDIGIWNGVSLSSPNSSHTAARNACIAAGSDPGQTFDAYHDPTGGHSNHVHCAWN, via the coding sequence ATGAGCGTCCGTCTTCCCCTGCTTCTCACCGTGCTCCTGGCCAGCTGCGCCGCCCCCACGGCGCCCACCGCCACCCTCTCGCCATCCCCCACCCTGGGCGCGCAGTCCGTCCTGACGTGGCAGGCGCTGCGGCAGGGGGACAGTGGCCGCGACGTGGTCACCCTGCAGTACCTGCTGCGCCACCGTGGCTACACCCTGAGCGTGGACGGCGCGTTCGGCAGCGGCACGGACAGCGCCGTGCGGTCCTTCCAGAATTCAAACGGCCTGACGGTGGACGGCATCGTGGGCGGTAACACCTGGGAGAAGCTGATCGTGACTGTCCGCCAGGGCGACAACAACAATGCGGTGCGCGCCGTGCAGGATCAACTGCGCAGCGGGTACGGCTACACGGGCGTGACCGTGGATGGAGCGTTCGGTCCGGCAACTGACAGCGCCGTGCGGGACTTCCAGGGCAAGCGCGGCCTGAGCGCGGACGGCGTGGTGGGCCTGAACACCTGGAACGCCCTGGTGACCGGGGCCAGCACCGGCGGGTCGAGCACGGCCGCCAGCCTCGCGCAGAGCATCCTGAACACCAGCCGCGTGACACTGGGCACCAGCAGCAGCACCACGAATGGCAGCCCCCGGCAGAACCTGCTGGACACGGCCGCCGGGAAGGCCGCCACGCGCGGCTGCGCCAGTAACGCCAACTGCGGCCTGACCGTGTACCTGAAAAAGAGCATGTTGCAGGGCATGTCCGACCTGTCGCGCAGCAACAGCTTCTACGTGACCTCCATTGCGGGCGGCGTGCATTCCACGTACTCGGATCACTACGCGGGGCTGGCGTTCGATATCGGCATCTGGAACGGCGTGAGCCTCAGCAGCCCGAACAGCTCGCACACGGCGGCACGTAACGCCTGCATTGCGGCGGGCAGCGACCCGGGGCAGACCTTCGACGCGTACCACGATCCGACCGGCGGGCACAGCAACCACGTGCACTGCGCGTGGAACTGA
- a CDS encoding peptidoglycan recognition protein family protein yields MNTLHRRDVLRLGLLASASAVLAGCGVPLTRVPERLNALAVAAPGISGCATWLAQPAKSPIVLLAARPTRILVHHTASANTTDLSQAQAFSLARSIQQSHFSRGWIDTGQQFTVSRGGYVLEGRHRSLEAAQGGTQHVQGAHCDGQNDVAVGIENEGTYMTVSPPAGQYGALVGLCAWLCQQYGIPATELYGHRDFNSTDCPGDVLYAKLPQLRADVAARLGVQVRIWPTTKTGMTGERVRSAQRLLIAAGQTLTADGSYGSGTASAVSAFQSGAGLTPDGLIGSATWERLIRTVRQGDSGPAVQAAQGQLAARGYAVTVDGAFGPATESAVKSFQASRNLTADGIVGPNTWLALES; encoded by the coding sequence ATGAATACCTTGCACCGGCGCGATGTCCTGCGGCTGGGGCTGCTGGCGAGTGCCAGTGCCGTCCTGGCGGGCTGCGGTGTGCCCCTGACGCGCGTGCCTGAACGGCTGAACGCGCTGGCGGTGGCCGCGCCGGGCATTTCGGGCTGCGCGACGTGGCTGGCGCAACCGGCGAAGTCCCCCATCGTGCTGCTCGCGGCGCGCCCCACCCGCATCCTGGTGCACCACACCGCCAGCGCGAACACCACCGACCTGTCGCAGGCGCAGGCGTTCAGCCTGGCGCGGAGCATCCAGCAGAGTCACTTCTCACGCGGGTGGATCGACACCGGGCAGCAGTTCACGGTCAGCCGGGGCGGGTACGTCCTGGAGGGCCGGCACCGCAGCCTGGAAGCCGCGCAGGGCGGCACGCAGCACGTGCAGGGCGCCCACTGCGACGGGCAGAACGACGTGGCGGTCGGCATCGAGAACGAGGGCACGTACATGACGGTCTCGCCGCCCGCCGGGCAGTACGGCGCGCTGGTGGGCCTGTGCGCGTGGCTGTGCCAGCAGTACGGCATTCCCGCCACGGAACTGTACGGGCACCGGGACTTCAACAGCACCGACTGCCCCGGCGACGTGCTGTACGCGAAACTGCCGCAGCTGCGCGCGGACGTGGCGGCGCGCCTGGGCGTGCAGGTGCGCATCTGGCCGACCACGAAGACCGGCATGACCGGCGAGCGGGTCCGCAGCGCGCAGCGCCTGCTGATCGCCGCCGGGCAGACCCTGACGGCAGACGGCAGCTACGGCAGCGGTACAGCCAGCGCCGTCAGCGCCTTCCAGTCGGGGGCGGGCCTCACACCGGACGGCCTGATCGGGTCGGCCACCTGGGAACGCCTGATCCGCACGGTTCGCCAGGGTGACAGCGGCCCGGCGGTGCAGGCGGCGCAGGGACAGCTCGCGGCGCGCGGATACGCGGTCACAGTGGACGGCGCGTTCGGGCCCGCCACTGAGAGCGCCGTGAAATCCTTCCAGGCCAGCAGAAACCTAACGGCAGACGGGATCGTCGGGCCGAACACCTGGCTGGCGCTGGAAAGCTGA
- a CDS encoding pentapeptide repeat-containing protein yields MRRPTAPNPPKFPRGGVRAPSPDQIEDEATLRGALFEGDWPALAALHSVTFAGCVFRRVNLTGSVWERVRLLDVRFEDCDLSGARWTDVSLERVEVTGSRLLGLQAAGVRLRHVRLTRVHAPLSVWQRADAAHLHLNGCDLSEASFMEANLPGAVLRDCRLHRTDLRGARLDGADLRGSALGGLRAGAADLQGVTVEAAQVLDLAQLLGVQVEELPGEA; encoded by the coding sequence GTGAGAAGGCCCACCGCGCCGAACCCCCCGAAATTCCCGCGTGGCGGCGTCCGCGCGCCCAGCCCCGACCAGATCGAAGACGAGGCGACCCTGCGCGGCGCGCTATTCGAGGGGGACTGGCCCGCCCTGGCCGCGCTGCACAGCGTCACCTTCGCCGGGTGCGTGTTCCGGCGCGTGAACCTGACTGGCAGCGTCTGGGAGCGCGTGCGTCTGCTGGACGTCCGCTTCGAGGACTGCGACCTCAGTGGCGCGCGCTGGACGGACGTGAGCCTGGAGCGCGTGGAGGTCACGGGCTCGCGCCTGCTGGGCCTCCAGGCCGCCGGCGTGCGGCTGCGGCACGTGCGCCTGACCCGCGTCCACGCGCCCCTGAGCGTCTGGCAGCGTGCCGACGCTGCGCATCTACACCTGAACGGCTGCGACCTCAGCGAGGCCAGTTTCATGGAAGCGAACTTGCCCGGCGCGGTCCTGCGCGACTGCCGCCTGCACCGCACCGACCTGCGCGGCGCCCGGCTGGACGGCGCGGACCTGCGCGGCAGCGCCCTGGGTGGCCTGCGCGCCGGGGCCGCCGACCTCCAGGGCGTCACGGTGGAAGCCGCGCAGGTGCTCGACCTCGCTCAGCTGCTGGGCGTGCAGGTCGAGGAACTGCCCGGCGAGGCGTAG
- the map gene encoding type I methionyl aminopeptidase — protein sequence MSRVPLKSAREIEIMRRAGALVADTFRVLAPYVKPGVTLKELDQLAEEHIRKAGAIPAYLGYGPKNNPFPGTICASVNEVICHGIPDARELKDGDIIGVDIGVLLDGYYGDACTTYTVGQVSAEVQGLVDTTRESLKDALDLVKPGARLGDIGHAIQSLAEGRGYGVVREYTGHGIGKRLHEEPTVLHYGARYTGLKLQPGMVFTIEPMVNLGRPETRLLADGWTVVTADSSPSAQFEHTVVVTAKGHEILTV from the coding sequence ATGAGCCGCGTGCCCCTGAAATCCGCCCGTGAAATCGAGATCATGCGCCGCGCGGGCGCGCTCGTCGCCGACACCTTCCGTGTCCTCGCGCCGTACGTGAAACCCGGCGTGACCCTCAAGGAACTTGACCAGCTGGCCGAGGAGCACATCCGCAAGGCCGGAGCGATTCCCGCGTACCTGGGGTACGGCCCGAAGAACAACCCCTTCCCCGGCACGATCTGCGCCAGCGTGAACGAGGTCATCTGCCACGGCATCCCCGACGCCCGCGAACTGAAGGACGGCGACATCATCGGCGTGGATATTGGCGTGCTGCTCGACGGCTACTACGGGGACGCCTGCACCACCTACACGGTCGGGCAGGTCAGCGCGGAGGTGCAGGGCCTCGTCGACACCACCCGCGAGTCCCTGAAGGACGCGCTGGACCTCGTGAAACCCGGCGCGCGCCTGGGCGACATCGGCCACGCCATCCAGAGCCTCGCCGAGGGCCGTGGGTACGGCGTGGTGCGCGAGTACACCGGGCACGGCATCGGCAAGCGCCTGCACGAGGAACCCACCGTCCTGCACTACGGCGCGCGCTACACCGGCCTGAAACTCCAGCCGGGCATGGTCTTCACCATCGAACCCATGGTCAACCTGGGCCGCCCCGAGACGCGCCTGCTGGCCGACGGCTGGACGGTCGTCACCGCCGACAGCAGCCCCAGCGCGCAGTTCGAGCACACTGTCGTCGTCACCGCGAAGGGCCATGAGATCCTGACGGTGTGA
- a CDS encoding M55 family metallopeptidase, translating to MTERRVVISVDMEGVTGVSSWVQVSPPEFGGLVSSAEYERARERMTLEAAAAAQGALDAGATDVLVNDSHDTMRNLIPELLPDGVRFTSGNDKPLSMVQGVQEPGVVGLLFVGYHARAGSVRGPLAHTWNGFVRDVVVNGVSTGEYGLNALLAGHYGVPVLFASGDDVAMGEITAELGAGVVTVPVKEGLSAFAAAHLHPREAQRRIRDGARRAVEAAGDAAPYVTRWPAHAQVSFNHQARADAGERVPGVTRVDAVTVGWHSPDAYHLFQTFRMLAKVAEVRLDG from the coding sequence ATGACCGAGCGGCGAGTGGTGATCAGTGTGGACATGGAGGGCGTGACCGGAGTCTCGAGCTGGGTGCAGGTCAGCCCCCCGGAATTCGGCGGTCTGGTGAGCAGCGCGGAGTACGAACGCGCCCGTGAGCGCATGACGCTAGAGGCGGCGGCTGCCGCGCAGGGCGCGCTGGACGCCGGGGCGACCGACGTGCTCGTGAACGACAGTCACGACACCATGCGCAACCTGATCCCGGAGCTGCTGCCGGACGGGGTGCGCTTCACGAGCGGTAACGACAAGCCGCTGAGCATGGTGCAGGGCGTGCAGGAGCCCGGGGTGGTGGGCCTGCTGTTCGTGGGGTACCACGCGCGGGCCGGAAGCGTGCGCGGGCCGCTGGCGCACACCTGGAACGGTTTCGTGCGGGACGTGGTCGTGAACGGCGTGAGTACCGGCGAGTACGGCCTGAACGCCCTGCTGGCCGGGCATTACGGCGTGCCGGTGCTGTTCGCGTCCGGGGACGACGTGGCCATGGGCGAGATCACGGCGGAACTGGGCGCCGGGGTGGTCACGGTGCCCGTGAAGGAGGGCCTGAGTGCCTTCGCGGCGGCGCACCTGCACCCGCGCGAGGCGCAGCGCCGCATCCGGGACGGCGCGCGCCGGGCGGTGGAGGCGGCAGGCGACGCGGCGCCCTACGTGACCCGCTGGCCCGCGCACGCGCAGGTGAGTTTCAACCATCAGGCCCGCGCGGACGCCGGTGAGCGCGTGCCCGGCGTGACCCGCGTGGACGCCGTCACGGTCGGCTGGCACAGCCCGGACGCGTACCACCTGTTCCAGACGTTCCGCATGCTCGCCAAGGTGGCCGAGGTCCGGCTGGACGGCTGA
- a CDS encoding DUF3592 domain-containing protein, with translation MSRPPRRPRPGYPAVPLLLLLVGALLLGSGVWQSGQSLRAARWPVATGTVTRAQAVPGGRFADRRGWRPEVNYTYRVADQMYSGERLNFFRLNTTSLRGARRVLAQYPVGQSVPVHYDPQQPSRSVMHVGLGLSWPLWLLGAASLVLGGAVLWAGRGGAPWGGQTWLPK, from the coding sequence ATGTCCCGTCCCCCGCGCCGTCCCCGCCCTGGCTACCCGGCCGTGCCCCTGCTCCTGCTGCTCGTCGGGGCGCTGCTCCTGGGCTCCGGGGTGTGGCAGTCGGGGCAATCCCTGCGGGCGGCGCGCTGGCCGGTGGCGACCGGCACGGTCACGCGGGCGCAGGCCGTACCGGGGGGCCGTTTCGCAGACCGGCGCGGCTGGCGGCCAGAGGTGAACTACACCTACCGAGTAGCAGACCAGATGTACAGCGGCGAGCGACTGAACTTTTTCCGGTTGAACACCACGTCTCTGCGGGGCGCGCGGCGGGTGCTGGCGCAGTACCCGGTGGGGCAATCGGTCCCCGTGCATTACGACCCCCAGCAGCCGTCCCGGAGCGTGATGCATGTGGGCCTAGGCCTGTCCTGGCCGCTGTGGCTGCTCGGCGCGGCCTCGTTGGTGCTGGGCGGCGCGGTCCTGTGGGCCGGGCGCGGCGGCGCACCGTGGGGCGGGCAGACGTGGCTGCCGAAGTGA